Proteins from a genomic interval of Apteryx mantelli isolate bAptMan1 chromosome 5, bAptMan1.hap1, whole genome shotgun sequence:
- the HMGB2 gene encoding high mobility group protein B2, producing the protein MGKGDPNKPRGKMSSYAYFVQTCREEHKKKHPDSSVNFAEFSRKCSERWKTMSSKEKGKFEEMAKGDKARYDREMKNYVPPKGEKKGKKKDPNAPKRPPSAFFLFCSEHRPKIKSDHPGLSIGDTAKKLGEMWSEQSAKDKQPYEQKAAKLKEKYEKDIAAYRAKSKSDAGKKGPGRPAGSKKKAEPEEEEEEEDDDEEEEEDEDEE; encoded by the exons ATGGGCAAGGGCGACCCCAACAAGCCGCGGGGCAAGATGTCCTCGTACGCCTACTTCGTGCAGACGTGCCGCGAGGAGCACAAGAAGAAGCACCCGGACTCGTCCGTCAACTTCGCCGAGTTCTCGCGGAAGTGCTCGGAGCGGTGGAAG ACAATGTCaagcaaggaaaaaggaaagtttgAAGAAATGGCCAAAGGAGACAAAGCTCGTTAtgacagagaaatgaaaaactATGTTCCTCCCAAAGGcgagaagaagggaaagaaaaaggaccCTAATGCTCCTAAAAGACCACC ATCTgcattcttccttttctgttctgaACACCGCCCGAAGATCAAAAGTGATCATCCTGGCTTGTCTATTGGAGATACAGCAAAGAAACTAGGTGAAATGTGGTCTGAACAGTCGGCCAAAGATAAACAGCCATATGAACAGAAGGCTGCAAAACTAAAGGAGAAATATGAAAAG GATATTGCAGCATATCGTGCTAAGAGCAAGAGTGACGCAGGAAAAAAGGGCCCAGGTAGGCCTGCAGGATCCAAGAAGAAAGCAGaaccagaagaggaggaggaagaggaagatgatgatgaagaggaggaggaagatgaggatGAGGAATAA